From Williamwhitmania taraxaci, a single genomic window includes:
- a CDS encoding IS1 family transposase, with protein MTIIEQIRELAKQLTEQERVTVMRELKNTDASLTAQLGEAKVCPHCSSSMIIKHSMFNGRQRSKCKTCGKTFTMLTGTPIHGLKKVSLWQDYCT; from the coding sequence ATGACAATAATTGAACAAATCCGAGAACTCGCAAAACAGTTGACAGAACAAGAGCGCGTTACGGTAATGCGGGAGCTGAAAAATACGGATGCATCACTTACGGCTCAGCTGGGGGAGGCGAAAGTCTGCCCCCACTGCTCGAGCAGCATGATCATTAAGCACAGCATGTTCAATGGGAGGCAGCGCTCCAAGTGCAAAACGTGCGGCAAGACCTTTACTATGCTTACCGGAACGCCCATACACGGGTTGAAAAAGGTTTCACTTTGGCAGGATTACTGCACG